Proteins from a genomic interval of Chanos chanos chromosome 3, fChaCha1.1, whole genome shotgun sequence:
- the LOC115808117 gene encoding uncharacterized protein LOC115808117: MLGSTTTLVIFTLTMTFQANSENALDFCERSESCLHQQYHSLSSSNRTHFPLSLSCRKLIDALPLDEIDGNFVRTVKRCIFSKSQPTKLLGPLTLAAVSRDVLEHILDLHLSVTQSEDFVHYMSGGKLLPGSVPLAHRYGGHQFGYWAGQLGDGRAHLLGAYVNKKGERWELQLKGSGKTPYSRSGDGRAVIRSSVREFLCSEAMHFLGIPTSRALSLIVSEEPVWRDQFYNGNMKKERGAVVLRLAESWFRIGSLEILAKTGEEDLLRQLLDFIIEEHFAFIRTDDPNKYVVFFSVVVNETAHLLAQWMSVGFAHGVCNTDNFSLLSVTIDYGPFGFMESYNPNFVPNMSDDEGRYSIGAQANVGLFNLEKLFEALIPLLTSDQLHRAQQVLKHYPQIYHRRFHDLFKAKLGLLGDEKNDSYLIAFLLKLMEDTGSDFTMTFRQLSEVSVMQLQKGTIPQAMWALQDLASHVFFSDWVNLYLLRLRRQMGDSDEDRWSRMRKVNPRYILRNWMAESAIRKAEKNDFSEVELLQQILTHPFKEQDVAEKAGYANRPPPWAAQLMVSCSS; this comes from the exons ATGTTGGGCAGCACAACCACACTGGTAATTTTCACACTAACGATGACGTTCCAAGCAAATTCAGAGAACGCTTTGGATTTTTGTGAAAGATCTGAAAGTTGCCTTCATCAACAATATCATAGTCTCTCTTCGAGCAACCGAACTCATTTCCCTCTGAGTTTATCATGCCGCAAGCTGATCG ATGCCCTCCCCCTTGATGAGATTGATGGCAACTTTGTTCGCACAGTGAAAAGATGTATATTTTCAAAGTCACAGCCTACAAAACTCTTGGGCCCCCTTACATTAGCTGCAGTATCAAGG GATGTGTTGGAACATATATTGGATTTACATCTTTCCGTAACGCAGTCTGAAGACTTTGTCCATTACATGAGTGGCGGTAAACTGTTGCCTGGGTCTGTCCCTCTTGCCCACAGATACGGAGGCCATCAG TTTGGCTACTGGGCTGGACAGTTAGGAGATGGCCGTGCACATTTACTTGGTGCATATGTGAACAA AAAAGGGGAGAGATGGGAACTTCAGCTAAAAGGTTCTGGAAAGACTCCTTACTCAAG ATCAGGAGATGGACGAGCTGTGATACGATCCTCTGTCAGGGAGTTTCTGTGTAGTGAGGCAATGCACTTCCTTGGTATTCCCACTAGCCGAGCCCTCAG CCTAATAGTAAGTGAGGAGCCTGTTTGGAGGGACCAGTTTTATAatggaaacatgaaaaaagaaagag GTGCAGTTGTCCTTCGACTGGCAGAATCATGGTTCCGTATCGGATCGCTGGAGATTTTGGCCAAAACAGGAGAGGAAGACTTGCTGAG GCAGTTGTTGGACTTCATAATTGAGGAACATTTTGCATTCATAAGAACAGATGACCCAAACAAGTATGTG gttttcttctctgttgtggTAAATGAAACCGCTCACTTGCTAGCACAGTGGATGTCTGTAGGGTTTGCACATG GGGTTTGCAACACAGACAATTTTAGCCTTCTGTCTGTCACCATTGATTATGGGCCATTTGGATTTATGGAGTCATACAACCCAA ATTTTGTGCCCAACATGTCTGATGACGAGGGGAGATACAGCATAGGAGCACAGGCTAATGTTGGCCTTTTCAATCTTGAGAAGCTTTTTGAAGCTCTCATTCCATTGCTGACGTCAGATCAGCTGCACCG AGCGCAACAAGTACTGAAACATTACCCACAAATATACCACAGAAG ATTTCACGATCTATTTAAGGCAAAATTGGGTTTGCTTGGGGATGAAAAGAATGATTCTTATCTAATTGCATTCCTTTTGAAG CTGATGGAGGACACTGGATCTGACTTTACCATGACCTTCAGACAGCTCAGTGAAGTGAGTGTCATGCAACTGCAAAAAGGGACCATCCCACAG GCGATGTGGGCTCTTCAGGACCTTGCCTCCCATGTCTTTTTCTCAGACTGGGTCAACTTATACCTGCTGAGACTCAGAAG GCAGATGGGTGATTCAGATGAAGATCGGTGGTCCAGAATGAGAA AGGTTAATCCGAGGTATATTTTGAGGAACTGGATGGCAGAGTCTGCAATCAGAAAAGCGGAGAAAAATGATTTCTCAGAG GTGGAACTGCTCCAGCAGATTCTAACACACCCATTTAAGGAGCAGGATGTGGCAGAGAAAGCTGGGTATGCCAACCGCCCCCCACCATGGGCAGCGCAGCTGATGGTCAGCTGCTCCTCTTGA
- the apbb1ip gene encoding amyloid beta A4 precursor protein-binding family B member 1-interacting protein, with product MDDIDAMFSDLLGEMDLLTQSLGVDSLPPEAPPTSQKETPPMNFSAGFTDLNAETLHELEDNDLDALMADLVADLSATEQKMAAEREGVKTPHSVPPLAPAALPTPQLQSDLSQPSPSSSSTTSSSSHSSSISPPPPPQSTKPSKEEIEAQIKADKIKLALEKLKEAKVKKLVVKVEMTDGSSKTLMVDERQEVRDVLDNLFEKTHCDCNVNWCLYETNPELQTERGFEDHENLVEPLSAWTRDSENKVLFQEREDKYEVFKNPQNFYLWKKDKKSLMDTKEKDKELLLEENFCGTSIIVPDLEGVLHLKEDGKKSWKPRFFLLRASGMYYVPKGKTKTSRDLVCLVQFDNVNVYYGKEYKQKYKAPTDFCFILKHPQIQKESQYIKYLCCEDAWTLTLWVTGIRIAKYGKLLYDNYKTAQKKASGSSIWTNRNISSQPTPSATPKAKAANGHAPQPPAESLPKVQGNQAQLPPPPPSLLNDSLPPPPPDPELPPPPPMPPMTGKSATMSSSGFPGNFPPPPMDDLPPPPPDDETELPPDFLPPPPPVMGGSGNFGATLPPPPPDPQYSARTSTTDSLPPPPPSPYAAGGVPPPPAPPPPPPPSAPAVRPTPSVKKSAPPPPKRTTPVQSAPSGGDFMSELMSAMQKKRSDQ from the exons ATGGATGACATTGACGCTATGTTCAGTGACCTCCTGGGGGAGATGGACCTCCTAACACAG AGCCTTGGAGTTGACTCTTTACCCCCCGAGGCACCTCCCActtcacaaaaagaaacaccacCAATGAATTTCTCTGCTGGTTTTACAGATTTGAATG CGGAAACTTTGCATGAGCTGGAGGATAATGATTTGGATGCACTGATGGCTGACCTGGTAGCAGACCTGAGTGCAACTGAGCAGAAGatggctgcagagagagagggagtgaaaacaCCCCATTCTGTTCCCCCTCTTGCCCCAGCTGCCTTGCCAACACCTCAGCTTCAGAGTGACCTTAGCCAGCCCAGTCCCTCCAGCAGCAGCACCACGAGTTCCAGCAGTCATTCAAGCTCAatctctccccctccacctcctcagaGTACCAAGCCATCAAAG GAGGAAATAGAAGCACAGATCAAAGCAGATAAAATCAAGCTTGCATTGGAGAAGCTGAAAGAGGCCAAAGTGAAAAAG TTGGTTGTAAAAGTGGAGATGACTGACGGTAGCTCAAAGACACTGATGGTGGATGAAAGGCAAGAGGTGAGAGATGTTTTGGATAACCTGTTTGAGAAGACCCACTGTGACTGCAATGTGAACTGGTGCCTTTATGAGACCAACCCTGAACTGCAAACCG AGAGAGGCTTTGAAGACCATGAAAATCTGGTGGAACCTCTGTCTGCATGGACACgagacagtgaaaacaaagtACTTTTTCAGGAGCGAGAGGACAAATACGAAGTCTTCAAAAACCCTCAg AACTTTTATCTATGGAAAAAGGATAAGAAATCACTCATGGACACGAAGGAAAAAGACAAGGAGTTGCTTCTGGAG GAGAACTTCTGTGGGACCTCCATCATTGTACCTGACCTCGAGGGGGTTCTGCATCTGAAAGAGGATGGGAAGAAGTCCTGGAAACCACGCTTCTTCCTGCTGAGGGCTTCTGGAATGTATTATGTACCCAAAGGGAAGACAAAG acatcgCGGGACTTGGTGTGTCTGGTGCAATTTGACAATGTGAACGTCTACTATGGAAAAGAGTACAAGCAGAAATATAAAGCCCCTACTGACTTCTGCTTCATTCTCAAG CACCCTCAGATCCAGAAAGAGTCTCAGTATATAAAGTACCTGTGTTGTGAAGATGCCTGGACTTTGACTCTGTGGGTGACAGGGATTCGCATTGCAAAG TATGGAAAACTTTTATATGATAACTACAAGACTGCGCAGAAGAAAGCCTCAGGATCCTCGATTTGGACGAACCGGAATATTTCCAGTCAACCCACCCCCTCTGCTACTCCTAAAG cCAAAGCTGCCAATGGGCATGCTCCACAGCCTCCTGCAGAATCTTTGCCCAAG GTCCAGGGCAACCAGGCTCAACTGCCACCACCACCGCCGTCACTTCTGAATGACAGCTTACCACCTCCGCCCCCAGACCCTGAGTTACCTCCCCCTCCACCTATGCCTCCAATGACTGGAAAGAGCGCCACAATGTCATCCTCTGGCTTCCCAGGGAATTTCCCTCCACCTCCCATGGATGAcctcccacctcctcctccagatgATGAGACCGAACTGCCACCAGACTttctgcccccaccccctccagtCATGGGAGGTTCTGGCAATTTTGGAGCCACTttacctcctcctccaccagaCCCTCAATACAGTGCTAGAACATCCACGACTGACTCTctacctccacctccaccatcTCCATATGCAGCTGGTGGTGTGCCTCCACCACCTgctcctcctcccccacctcccccatcTGCTCCAGCAGTGCGTCCTACCCCTTCTGTGAAGAAATctgcaccaccaccaccaaagaGAACTACACCTGTGCAATCAGCACCATCTGGTGGGGATTTCATGTCAGAACTGATGTCGGCCATGCAGAAAAAACGCAGTGATCAATAA